A genome region from Nycticebus coucang isolate mNycCou1 chromosome 22, mNycCou1.pri, whole genome shotgun sequence includes the following:
- the NR0B2 gene encoding nuclear receptor subfamily 0 group B member 2, translated as MSSSQPGACPCQGAVGRPAILYALLSPSLRPVPPPRSHCLCRQHRPVQLCAPHRTCREAFDVLAKTVAFLRNLPSFCQLPPQDQRQLLQGGWGPLFLLGLAQDTVTFEVAEAPVPSILKKILLEEPSSGRGGSQLPDRPQPSLAAVRWLQCCLESLWNLELGPKEYAYLKGTILFNSDLPGLHASSHIGHLQQEAHWALCEVLEPWCPAGQGRLARVLLTASTLKSISPSLLGDLFFRPIIGDVDITGLLEDMLLLR; from the exons ATGAGCTCCAGCCAACCAGGGGCCTGCCCATGCCAGGGTGCTGTAGGGCGCCCAGCCATTCTGTATGCACTTCTGAGTCCCAGCCTCAGGCCTGTCCCCCCACCCCGTAGCCACTGCCTGTGCAGACAGCACCGGCCTGTCCAGCTGTGTGCACCTCATCGGACCTGCAGGGAGGCCTTTGACGTCCTGGCCAAGACAGTGGCCTTCCTCAGGAACCTGCCATCCTTCTGCCAGCTGCCTCCCCAGGATCAGCGGCAACTGCTGCAGGGTGGGTGGGGCCCCCTCTTCCTGCTTGGGTTGGCCCAAGACACTGTGACCTTCGAGGTGGCTGAGGCTCCGGTGCCCAGCATACTCAAGAAGATCCTTCTGGAGGAGCCGAGCAGCGGCAGAGGTGGCAGCCAGCTGCCAGACAGACCCCAGCCCTCACTGGCTGCAGTGCGGTGGCTTCAGTGCTGCCTGGAGTCCTTGTGGAATCTGGAGCTGGGCCCTAAGGAATATGCCTACCTGAAAGGGACCATCCTCTTCAACTCTG ACCTGCCAGGCCTCCACGCCTCCTCCCACATTGGGCACCTGCAGCAGGAGGCTCACTGGGCACTGTGTGAAGTCCTGGAGCCCTGGTGCCCAGCAGGCCAAGGCCGCTTGGCCCGTGTCCTCCTCACAGCCTCCACCCTCAAGTCTATCTCACCCAGCCTGCTTGGGGACCTCTTCTTTCGCCCTATCATTGGAGATGTTGACATCACTGGACTCCTTGAGGACATGCTTTTGCTGAGGTGA
- the GPATCH3 gene encoding G patch domain-containing protein 3, whose product MAVPSEAEEYAVVYLVVSGIPSGLRSAQLRSYFSQFREHRGGGFLCFHYRHRPERTPSQAVPDSGATNIDPAADRQLLAQTLAADARALPTRDSASIQTHTCCCVISIRGLSQAQRFLRMYSGRRWLDSQGTWLPGRCLIRRLRLPTEASGLGSFPFKTRKELQSRKAENEAFSLTDLRQLPELNPPVLMPNGNVGTPLRVFLDLIRACRLPPRIITQLQLQFPKTGSSRRYGNVPFKYEDSETVEQEELVYTTEGEEIPQATYLADIPASPCGEPEEEAGKEEEEESHSDDDDDRGEEWERHEALHEDVTRQERTTERLFEEEIELKWEKGGSGLVFYTDAQFWQEEEGDFDEQTADDWDVDMSVYYDRDGGDKDARDSVQMRLEQRLRGGQEDVSVIRCQVGTFERHTKGIGRKVMERQGWAEGQGLGSRCSGVPEALDGDGQHPRCKRGLGYHGEKLQPFGQLKRPRGSGLGLISTIYDEPLPQDQGESLLRRQPPTSMKFRTDMAFVRSSSCASDSP is encoded by the exons ATGGCGGTGCCCAGCGAGGCGGAGGAATATGCTGTAGTTTACCTTGTAGTGAGCGGTATCCCCTCTGGCTTGCGCTCAGCCCAGTTACGGAGCTACTTCAGCCAGTTCCGGGAACATAGAGGCGGTGGCTTCCTCTGTTTCCACTACCGTCATCGCCCAGAACGAACCCCTTCCCAGGCCGTTCCTGACTCCGGCGCAACTAATATCGACCCTGCCGCAGACCGCCAACTTCTCGCCCAGACTTTGGCCGCAGATGCCCGGGCTCTCCCCACTAGAGACTCTGCTTCCATCCAGACTCATACCTGCTGCTGCGTCATCTCAATACGGGGGTTGTCTCAAGCCCAGAGGTTTCTTCGTATGTACTCGGGCCGCCGGTGGCTGGATTCTCAGGGGACTTGGCTGCCGGGTCGATGTCTCATCCGCAGACTTCGACTACCTACTGAGGCATCAG GTTTGGGTTCCTTTCCCTTTAAAACCCGAAAGGAGCTGCAGAGTCGAAAGGCAGAGAATGAAGCCTTCTCCTTGACTGACCTGAGGCAACTGCCAGAACTGAACCCACCAGTGCTGATGCCCAATGGGAATGTGGGGACACCCTTGCGGGTCTTTCTAGATTTGATTCGGGCTTGCCGTCTACCACCTCGGATCATCACACAGCTGCAACTCCAGTTCCCTAAGACAGGTTCTTCTCGGCGCTATGGCAACGTGCCCTTCAAGTACGAGGACTCAGAGACTGTAGAGCAAGAAGAGTTGGTGTACACAACTGAGGGTGAGGAAATACCCCAGGCAACCTACCTGGCAGATATACCAGCCAGCCCCTGTGGAGAGCCTGAGGAAGAAgcgggaaaggaggaggaagaagagtctCACTCAGATGAT GACGATGACCGGGGTGAGGAGTGGGAGCGGCATGAAGCACTGCATGAGGATGTGACGAGGCAGGAGCGGACTACCGAGCGGCTCTTTGAGGAGGAGATCGAGCTCAAGTGGGAGAAGGGTGGCTCTGGCCTGGTGTTCTACACTGACGCCCAGTTCTggcaggaggaagaaggag ACTTTGACGAACAGACAGCTGATGACTGGGATGTGGACATGAGTGTGTACTACGACAGAG ATGGTGGAGACAAAGATGCCCGAGACTCTGTCCAAATGCGTCTGGAACAACGACTCCGAGGTGGCCAGGAAGATGTTTCTGTCATCAGATGCCAAGTGGGCACCTTTGAGCGTCACACCAAG GGCATTGGACGGAAGGTGATGGAGCGTCAGGGCTGGGCTGAAGGCCAGGGCCTGGGCAGCAGATGCTCAGGGGTGCCTGAGGCCCTGGATGGTGATGGCCAGCACCCTAGATGCAAGCGTGGATTGGG GTACCATGGAGAGAAGCTGCAGCCATTTGGGCAACTGAAGAGACCCCGTGGAAGTGGCTTGGGCCTCATCTCCACCATCTATGATGAGCCTCTACCCCAGGACCAGGGGGAGTCACTGCTCCGCCGCCAGCCA